One region of Polypterus senegalus isolate Bchr_013 chromosome 11, ASM1683550v1, whole genome shotgun sequence genomic DNA includes:
- the cdc42ep2 gene encoding cdc42 effector protein 2 has product MSTKEPIYLKRGSHKGKKGKLRDILSSDMISPPLGDFRHTIHIGSSGGENDIFGDMSFLQGKFHLLPGKQGHSLSQKSSQHKAPFEFTRTASVCGHQQQSQLENTSPLLKNAISLPVFEVQSQTLPSAQAQTQAPPPKPPRLHLGSRSDNPGDKSAKSEPNQPIPSQSNNNIDLSTKIPRVAESGQTSFSPEGKQVLVESQNDHREEHSLDEPYLSHAGSLLSLHLDLGPSILDDVLQIMDKHQMSRINGARLPEIFT; this is encoded by the coding sequence ATGTCTACCAAGGAGCCCATTTACCTGAAACGGGGAAGCCACAAAGGTAAAAAGGGAAAGCTTCGGGACATTCTGTCCTCCGACATGATCAGCCCACCTCTGGGTGACTTTCGGCATACCATACATATTGGCAGTAGTGGAGGTGAGAATGACATCTTTGGAGATATGTCTTTCCTTCAAGGCAAATTTCACCTTCTTCCTGGCAAACAGGGTCACAGCTTATCTCAGAAGTCCAGCCAACATAAAGCACCGTTTGAATTCACACGTACAGCCAGTGTTTGTGGCCATCAACAACAGTCCCAACTAGAGAATACATCGCCTCTCTTGAAAAATGCTATATCTTTGCCTGTGTTTGAAGTTCAGTCTCAGACTCTGCCATCTGCCCAAGCACAAACGCAGGCCCCCCCTCCTAAGCCTCCCAGACTCCACCTGGGAAGCAGAAGTGACAATCCAGGTGATAAAAGTGCCAAATCAGAGCCAAACCAGCCAATCCCTTCTCAAAGTAACAACAATATCGACCTTTCCACTAAAATCCCAAGAGTAGCAGAATCTGGTCAGACATCCTTTTCCCCTGAAGGCAAACAAGTTTTAGTGGAGTCCCAAAATGACCACAGAGAAGAGCACTCCTTAGATGAGCCCTACCTGTCACATGCAGGCTCCCTCTTGTCACTGCACCTGGACTTAGGACCATCAATTCTGGACGATGTCCTTCAGATCATGGACAAGCATCAAATGAGCAGGATAAATGGAGCACGTCTTCCAGAGATATTCACCTAA